Proteins found in one Bacillus subtilis subsp. subtilis str. 168 genomic segment:
- the ytlQ gene encoding putative hydrolase (Evidence 3: Putative function from multiple computational evidences; Product type e: enzyme): MAQIIKIHDYISRYELDPYHYINQFVRLKKERWLSLVEAAERQHEERQASAEEPEPVQKRKKFSLKRRKEEIKADIQEERHQWFEDEEDIHVRLPKSRVALASFYKRHLYDFQLKWASSTLSEISQLSNQVKQDRILRYLTQQLPDSYFIMYKPVLKIQQAAVELSIVIISPLEIYCVSFLEAEEDSVYIGSKNRFWDKKTASQTASVLNPGLSLFRTDSVVSKIVKEKQAEIPVRKLLLSRTSYIDYPEPPYGLEIADKRSAEEWIERQKKNTAPIKHHQVKAAKALLSYCMSDSYRRQEWLE; the protein is encoded by the coding sequence ATGGCACAAATCATCAAAATTCATGATTATATATCGAGATATGAGCTTGATCCGTACCATTATATCAACCAGTTTGTACGTTTGAAAAAAGAGCGCTGGCTTTCACTAGTAGAAGCAGCGGAGCGCCAGCATGAAGAAAGGCAAGCCAGTGCTGAAGAACCGGAACCGGTGCAGAAACGAAAAAAATTTTCATTGAAAAGAAGAAAAGAAGAGATAAAAGCCGATATACAAGAAGAGAGACACCAATGGTTTGAGGACGAAGAAGATATTCATGTAAGGCTCCCGAAGAGCAGGGTGGCGCTTGCTTCTTTTTATAAAAGGCATTTATATGATTTTCAGCTCAAATGGGCAAGCTCTACTCTTTCAGAAATATCTCAACTCTCAAACCAAGTGAAGCAGGACCGCATTTTGCGTTATCTGACCCAGCAGCTGCCTGATTCTTATTTTATTATGTATAAGCCTGTGCTGAAAATTCAGCAGGCGGCGGTTGAATTAAGCATTGTGATTATTTCTCCTCTGGAAATTTATTGCGTTTCTTTTTTAGAGGCTGAGGAAGACAGTGTCTACATAGGGTCTAAAAATCGTTTTTGGGACAAGAAAACAGCCTCTCAGACTGCATCAGTGTTAAATCCAGGGCTTAGCCTGTTTCGTACGGACTCGGTTGTGTCAAAGATCGTAAAGGAAAAACAGGCTGAGATTCCGGTTCGAAAATTGCTTCTGAGCAGAACGTCGTACATCGATTACCCGGAGCCGCCATACGGCTTAGAAATAGCGGATAAGCGGAGCGCGGAAGAATGGATTGAGCGGCAGAAGAAAAACACTGCTCCGATCAAACATCATCAGGTAAAGGCTGCAAAGGCTCTATTGTCTTACTGCATGTCTGACTCCTATCGCAGACAGGAGTGGCTGGAGTAA
- the amyX gene encoding pullulanase (Evidence 1a: Function from experimental evidences in the studied strain; PubMedId: 9453151, 16582490, 19465663, 23973973; Product type e: enzyme): MVSIRRSFEAYVDDMNIITVLIPAEQKEIMTPPFRLETEITDFPLAVREEYSLEAKYKYVCVSDHPVTFGKIHCVRASSGHKTDLQIGAVIRTAAFDDEFYYDGELGAVYTADHTVFKVWAPAATSAAVKLSHPNKSGRTFQMTRLEKGVYAVTVTGDLHGYEYLFCICNNSEWMETVDQYAKAVTVNGEKGVVLRPDQMKWTAPLKPFSHPVDAVIYETHLRDFSIHENSGMINKGKYLALTETDTQTANGSSSGLAYVKELGVTHVELLPVNDFAGVDEEKPLDAYNWGYNPLHFFAPEGSYASNPHDPQTRKTELKQMINTLHQHGLRVILDVVFNHVYKRENSPFEKTVPGYFFRHDECGMPSNGTGVGNDIASERRMARKFIADCVVYWLEEYNVDGFRFDLLGILDIDTVLYMKEKATKAKPGILLFGEGWDLATPLPHEQKAALANAPRMPGIGFFNDMFRDAVKGNTFHLKATGFALGNGESAQAVMHGIAGSSGWKALAPIVPEPSQSINYVESHDNHTFWDKMSFALPQENDSRKRSRQRLAAAIILLAQGVPFIHSGQEFFRTKQGVENSYQSSDSINQLDWDRRETFKEDVHYIRRLISLRKAHPAFRLRSAADIQRHLECLTLKEHLIAYRLYDLDEVDEWKDIIVIHHASPDSVEWRLPNDIPYRLLCDPSGFQEDPTEIKKTVAVNGIGTVILYLASDLKSFA, translated from the coding sequence ATGGTCAGCATCCGCCGCAGCTTCGAAGCGTATGTCGATGACATGAATATCATTACTGTTCTGATTCCTGCTGAACAAAAGGAAATCATGACACCGCCGTTTCGGCTTGAGACAGAAATAACAGATTTTCCTCTGGCTGTCAGGGAGGAATACTCCCTTGAAGCAAAATACAAGTACGTCTGCGTATCCGACCATCCTGTGACATTTGGAAAAATCCATTGCGTCAGAGCATCCAGCGGCCACAAAACGGATCTCCAAATTGGCGCGGTCATCCGGACGGCAGCGTTTGATGACGAATTTTATTATGACGGAGAGCTGGGCGCCGTTTATACCGCGGATCATACCGTATTTAAAGTATGGGCGCCTGCTGCAACCTCAGCTGCTGTCAAGCTTTCACACCCCAATAAAAGCGGGCGCACATTCCAAATGACTCGCTTGGAAAAAGGCGTCTATGCCGTTACGGTCACAGGTGACCTTCACGGATATGAGTATTTGTTTTGCATCTGCAACAATTCAGAATGGATGGAAACAGTTGACCAGTATGCCAAGGCTGTGACTGTAAATGGAGAGAAGGGCGTCGTCTTGCGCCCGGATCAAATGAAATGGACTGCTCCTCTTAAACCATTCTCACACCCTGTGGATGCCGTCATCTATGAGACGCATCTTCGCGACTTCTCCATCCATGAAAACAGCGGCATGATAAACAAGGGAAAATACTTAGCGCTGACGGAAACTGATACACAAACCGCAAATGGCAGTTCTTCGGGATTAGCGTATGTAAAAGAGCTTGGTGTGACACATGTGGAGCTTCTGCCGGTGAATGATTTTGCCGGAGTTGATGAAGAGAAGCCGCTTGATGCATACAATTGGGGATATAACCCGCTTCATTTCTTTGCCCCGGAGGGAAGCTATGCCTCAAATCCTCATGATCCTCAAACGAGAAAAACAGAGCTGAAACAAATGATCAATACCCTGCATCAGCACGGTCTGCGAGTCATTCTGGATGTTGTTTTTAACCATGTGTATAAGAGGGAGAATTCCCCCTTTGAAAAGACAGTGCCCGGTTATTTTTTCCGGCACGACGAATGTGGGATGCCATCAAACGGCACCGGCGTTGGCAATGATATTGCATCAGAAAGAAGGATGGCAAGAAAATTCATTGCGGATTGCGTGGTCTATTGGCTTGAAGAATACAATGTTGACGGCTTCCGCTTTGATCTCCTCGGGATTTTAGATATTGACACCGTGCTTTATATGAAAGAGAAAGCAACTAAGGCAAAGCCCGGAATCCTGCTTTTTGGAGAAGGGTGGGACCTGGCTACACCGCTGCCGCATGAACAGAAAGCTGCTTTGGCGAACGCGCCAAGAATGCCGGGCATCGGCTTTTTTAATGATATGTTTCGTGACGCTGTAAAAGGGAACACCTTTCACCTTAAGGCAACAGGGTTTGCGCTCGGCAACGGTGAATCAGCACAAGCTGTGATGCATGGAATTGCCGGGTCTTCCGGATGGAAGGCATTAGCACCGATTGTTCCGGAACCAAGCCAGTCCATCAATTATGTCGAATCACACGACAATCACACCTTTTGGGATAAAATGAGCTTTGCGCTTCCTCAAGAAAATGACAGCCGAAAGCGAAGCAGGCAAAGGCTTGCAGCCGCGATTATTTTGCTTGCCCAAGGGGTGCCGTTTATTCACAGCGGCCAGGAATTTTTCCGGACGAAGCAGGGAGTGGAAAACAGCTATCAATCCAGTGACAGCATCAACCAGCTCGACTGGGATCGCCGTGAAACATTCAAAGAAGATGTTCACTATATCCGCAGGCTGATCTCGCTGAGAAAAGCGCATCCTGCATTCCGTCTTAGGTCCGCTGCAGACATCCAGCGCCATCTTGAATGCTTGACGCTAAAAGAACACCTTATCGCATACAGGCTTTATGATCTTGACGAGGTTGACGAATGGAAAGATATCATTGTTATCCATCACGCGAGTCCAGACTCCGTCGAGTGGAGGCTGCCAAACGACATACCTTATCGGCTTTTATGTGATCCATCAGGATTTCAGGAAGACCCAACAGAAATCAAGAAAACGGTTGCAGTAAACGGCATCGGAACGGTTATCTTATATTTAGCATCAGATCTTAAGAGTTTTGCTTGA
- the ytmP gene encoding putative kinase/phosphotransferase (Evidence 3: Putative function from multiple computational evidences; PubMedId: 9026440, 11545674; Product type e: enzyme), translated as MENGDVITAQHWMTGRELKPKDMSGRPVAELLRKIHTSKALLDMLKRLGKEPLNPGALLSQLKQAVFAVQQSSPLIQEGIKYLEEHLHEVHFGEKVVCHCDVNHNNWLLSEDNQLYLIDWDGAMIADPAMDLGPLLYHYVEKPAWESWLSMYGIELTESLRLRMAWYVLSETITFIAWHKAKGNDKEFHDAMEELHILMKRIVD; from the coding sequence ATGGAAAATGGGGACGTCATTACGGCCCAGCACTGGATGACCGGCAGAGAGCTGAAGCCTAAAGACATGAGCGGACGGCCCGTTGCTGAATTGCTTCGTAAAATACACACATCAAAAGCCTTGCTGGACATGCTGAAGAGACTTGGAAAAGAACCGCTGAACCCGGGGGCTCTTTTGTCTCAGCTGAAGCAGGCTGTATTTGCTGTGCAGCAATCTTCGCCGCTGATTCAAGAAGGGATCAAGTATTTGGAAGAACACCTGCATGAAGTGCATTTCGGTGAGAAAGTCGTTTGCCATTGTGATGTCAATCATAATAACTGGCTATTGTCTGAAGACAACCAGCTGTATTTAATTGACTGGGACGGCGCCATGATCGCTGATCCGGCGATGGACCTCGGGCCTTTGCTGTACCACTACGTCGAAAAGCCAGCTTGGGAGAGCTGGCTGAGCATGTACGGCATAGAGCTGACAGAAAGCCTTCGGTTGCGAATGGCTTGGTATGTGTTATCTGAAACAATTACTTTCATTGCCTGGCATAAAGCAAAAGGCAATGATAAGGAATTTCATGATGCAATGGAAGAGCTGCATATCCTCATGAAACGAATTGTTGATTAA
- the ytlR gene encoding putative phospholipid kinase (Evidence 3: Putative function from multiple computational evidences; Product type e: enzyme), with translation MSHWFFIINPTAGHRNGLRVWKSIQKELIKRKVEHRSFLTEHPGHAEVLARQISTIQEYKLKRLIVIGGDGTMHEVVNGLKDVDDIELSFVPAGAYNDFSRGFSIKKIDLIQEIKKVKRPLTRTFHLGSVNFLQDKSQILYFMNHIGIGFDAYVNKKAMEFPLRRVFLFLRLRFLVYPLSHLHASATFKPFTLACTTEDETREFHDVWFAVVSNHPFYGGGMKAAPLANPREKTFDIVIVENQPFLKKYWLLCLMAFGKHTKMDGVTMFKAKDITFYTKDKIPFHADGEIMGTTPFRLASSPSPLRIKT, from the coding sequence ATGAGCCATTGGTTTTTTATTATTAATCCGACAGCAGGACATCGAAACGGCCTGCGTGTTTGGAAGTCCATTCAAAAAGAATTGATCAAACGAAAGGTTGAGCACCGTTCATTTTTAACTGAACATCCGGGACACGCCGAGGTGCTCGCCAGACAGATTTCAACGATACAGGAATATAAGCTGAAGCGCCTGATCGTCATTGGCGGAGACGGAACCATGCATGAAGTTGTCAACGGGCTGAAAGATGTTGACGATATTGAGCTGAGCTTTGTGCCGGCGGGCGCGTATAATGATTTTTCGCGAGGGTTCTCTATTAAAAAAATCGATCTGATACAGGAAATCAAGAAGGTAAAGCGCCCGTTAACAAGAACCTTTCATTTAGGGAGCGTCAATTTCCTTCAGGATAAATCACAGATTCTTTATTTTATGAATCATATCGGGATCGGGTTTGACGCATATGTCAATAAAAAGGCGATGGAATTTCCGTTGAGACGGGTTTTTCTTTTTCTCCGCCTTCGATTTCTTGTGTATCCGCTTTCTCATTTGCACGCTTCGGCAACCTTTAAGCCGTTTACATTAGCTTGTACGACGGAAGACGAGACGCGCGAATTTCATGATGTCTGGTTTGCCGTTGTATCCAACCATCCGTTTTACGGGGGAGGCATGAAGGCGGCGCCCCTAGCAAATCCGCGCGAGAAGACATTTGATATCGTAATCGTTGAAAACCAGCCGTTTTTGAAAAAATATTGGCTTTTATGTCTCATGGCATTTGGAAAACATACAAAGATGGATGGCGTTACGATGTTTAAAGCGAAGGACATTACATTTTACACGAAGGACAAAATCCCGTTCCATGCTGACGGAGAAATCATGGGCACTACCCCGTTTCGTCTGGCATCTAGTCCTTCACCCCTAAGAATCAAAACATAA
- the ytlP gene encoding putative RNA 2',3'-cyclic phosphodiesterase (Evidence 3: Putative function from multiple computational evidences; PubMedId: 17012785; Product type e: enzyme), which translates to MPDIRPHYFIGVPIPEGIANPIYQAAKNEPILTFQKWVHPLDYHITLIFLGAADETQIKKLEGSLAEIASEIDPFSIKFGKIDVFGDRRKPRVLHLEPKKNKTLDRLREHTKQAVLQAGFQVEKRPYHPHMTLARKWTGEDGFPAHVPFESGEVSMMAERFSLFQIHLNQSPKYEEIFKFQLS; encoded by the coding sequence ATGCCAGATATACGGCCTCATTATTTCATCGGCGTTCCCATACCTGAGGGAATTGCAAATCCGATCTACCAGGCTGCGAAAAACGAACCGATATTGACGTTTCAAAAATGGGTGCACCCGCTTGACTATCATATCACGTTAATTTTTCTCGGAGCGGCGGATGAGACACAAATAAAGAAGCTTGAAGGTTCGCTAGCAGAGATTGCTTCAGAAATTGATCCATTTTCAATTAAGTTTGGCAAGATAGATGTATTCGGCGACCGCAGAAAGCCGCGCGTTTTACATCTGGAGCCAAAGAAAAACAAAACGCTTGATAGACTGCGGGAACATACGAAGCAGGCTGTACTTCAGGCCGGCTTTCAAGTGGAAAAAAGACCGTATCATCCTCATATGACGCTGGCAAGAAAATGGACAGGCGAAGATGGATTTCCAGCTCATGTTCCGTTTGAAAGCGGCGAGGTTTCGATGATGGCTGAACGATTTTCGCTCTTTCAAATACACTTGAACCAATCACCAAAATACGAGGAAATATTCAAATTTCAATTATCTTAA